A part of Pseudomonas sp. HR96 genomic DNA contains:
- the pmbA gene encoding metalloprotease PmbA, with protein MNAAQSVGPQALPALQEQVEQILAEARRQGATACEVAVSLEQGLSTSVRQREVETVEFNRDQGFGITLYVGQRKGSASTSASGAEAIRETVAAALAIAEHTSEDDCSGLADPALMARELPDFDLYHAWDISPEQAIEKALQCEAAAFEADARIKNADGTTLNTHQGCRVYGNSHGFVGGYASTRHSLSCVMIAEGSGQMQRDYWYDVNRQGELLADPVSIGKRAAERAASRLGARPVPTCEVPVLFSAELAGGLFGSFLGAVSGGNLYRKSSFLEGSMGQTLFPQWLTLDERPHLKHAMGSSAFDGDGLATYAKPFVKDGVLVSYILSTYSGRKMGLPSTANAGGVHNLFVTHGDQDQAALIKQMGRGLLVTELMGQGLNMVTGDYSRGAAGFWVENGEIQFPVQEVTIAGNMRDMFKQIVAVGNDLELRSNIRTGSVLIERMTVAGS; from the coding sequence ATGAACGCAGCTCAGAGCGTCGGCCCACAGGCGTTGCCCGCCCTGCAGGAGCAAGTTGAACAGATCCTCGCCGAGGCCCGTCGCCAAGGCGCCACCGCTTGTGAGGTGGCTGTTTCGCTGGAGCAGGGGCTGTCCACTTCGGTCCGCCAGCGCGAGGTGGAAACGGTCGAATTCAACCGTGACCAGGGGTTTGGCATCACCTTGTACGTCGGCCAGCGCAAAGGCTCGGCCAGCACCTCGGCCAGCGGCGCCGAGGCCATCCGCGAAACCGTCGCAGCAGCCCTGGCCATTGCCGAGCATACCTCCGAGGATGACTGCTCGGGCCTGGCTGACCCGGCCCTGATGGCCCGCGAGCTGCCCGACTTCGATCTCTACCATGCCTGGGACATCAGCCCCGAGCAGGCCATCGAGAAGGCCCTGCAATGCGAAGCGGCAGCGTTCGAGGCGGATGCGCGAATCAAGAACGCCGACGGCACCACCCTGAACACCCACCAGGGCTGCCGGGTGTATGGCAACAGCCACGGCTTCGTCGGCGGCTATGCCTCCACGCGCCACAGCCTCAGCTGCGTGATGATCGCCGAGGGCTCGGGGCAGATGCAGCGCGACTACTGGTATGACGTCAATCGCCAAGGCGAACTGCTGGCCGATCCGGTGAGCATCGGCAAGCGTGCCGCCGAGCGCGCCGCCAGCCGCCTGGGCGCCCGGCCCGTACCGACCTGCGAAGTGCCGGTGCTGTTCTCCGCCGAACTGGCGGGCGGATTGTTCGGCAGCTTCCTGGGGGCCGTCTCCGGGGGCAATCTGTACCGCAAGTCGTCGTTTCTCGAGGGCTCCATGGGCCAGACCCTGTTCCCGCAGTGGCTGACCCTCGACGAGCGCCCGCACCTCAAGCATGCCATGGGCAGTTCGGCCTTCGACGGCGACGGCCTGGCCACCTATGCCAAGCCCTTCGTCAAGGATGGCGTGCTGGTGTCATATATCCTCAGCACCTACTCCGGGCGCAAGATGGGCCTGCCCAGCACCGCCAACGCGGGTGGCGTACACAACCTGTTCGTCACCCACGGCGACCAGGACCAGGCGGCGCTGATAAAGCAGATGGGCCGTGGCCTGCTGGTCACCGAGCTGATGGGGCAGGGGCTGAATATGGTCACCGGTGATTATTCCAGGGGGGCTGCCGGCTTCTGGGTCGAGAACGGCGAAATTCAGTTCCCGGTGCAAGAGGTAACCATCGCCGGCAATATGCGGGACATGTTCAAGCAGATCGTCGCAGTGGGCAACGACCTGGAACTGCGCAGCAACATCCGCACGGGCTCGGTGCTGATCGAGCGGATGACAGTGGCGGGCAGCTGA
- the rapZ gene encoding RNase adapter RapZ, translating to MRLIIVSGRSGSGKSTALDVLEDSGFYCIDNLPAGLLPELAERALIHTELAQPLVAVSIDARNLPSHLSRFPQLLEEVRSRHIQCDVLYLDADEDTLLKRFSETRRRHPLSSANRSLAEAIRVETVLLGPIVDLADLKIDTTNLNLYQLRDSIKIRLLNKPEPGTAFLVESFGFKRGMPVDADLVFDVRCLPNPYWKPELREQSGLDQPVADYLAAQPDVEEMFQDISAYLLKWLPRFAASNRAYVTIAIGCTGGHHRSVYLTERLGILLQQSLKNVQVRHRDLS from the coding sequence ATGCGCTTGATCATTGTCAGTGGACGCTCCGGCTCCGGCAAAAGCACCGCGCTGGATGTACTGGAAGACAGCGGCTTCTATTGCATCGACAACCTGCCCGCCGGCCTGCTGCCGGAACTGGCCGAGCGCGCTCTGATCCACACCGAACTGGCGCAACCGCTGGTGGCGGTGTCCATCGACGCCCGCAACCTGCCCAGCCACCTGTCGCGCTTTCCGCAGCTGCTCGAGGAAGTGCGCAGCCGGCACATCCAGTGCGACGTGCTGTACCTGGACGCCGACGAAGACACCCTGCTCAAGCGCTTCTCGGAGACGCGCCGGCGTCATCCACTGAGCAGCGCCAACCGCTCGCTGGCTGAAGCCATTCGCGTCGAAACCGTGCTGCTGGGGCCGATCGTCGACCTTGCCGACCTGAAGATCGACACCACCAATCTCAATCTTTACCAGCTGCGCGACTCGATCAAGATCCGCCTGCTGAACAAGCCCGAGCCTGGCACCGCCTTTCTCGTGGAATCCTTTGGCTTCAAGCGTGGCATGCCGGTGGACGCCGACCTGGTGTTCGACGTGCGCTGCCTGCCCAACCCCTACTGGAAGCCCGAATTGCGCGAGCAGTCGGGCCTCGACCAGCCGGTGGCCGATTACCTCGCAGCCCAGCCGGACGTCGAGGAGATGTTCCAGGACATCTCGGCCTACCTGCTCAAATGGCTGCCGCGCTTCGCCGCCAGCAACCGCGCCTACGTCACCATCGCCATCGGCTGCACCGGCGGCCACCATCGCTCCGTGTACCTGACCGAGCGCCTGGGGATACTGCTGCAACAGTCACTCAAGAACGTTCAGGTTCGCCACCGCGACCTCAGTTGA
- the lptA gene encoding lipopolysaccharide transport periplasmic protein LptA, with protein sequence MRLVKTLPFLLSLGAALGSVSAWALPTDRDQPIHIQSDDAQIDDKQGIATYKGNVIITQGTMKITGNTVTVTRTPQGDIDVFTSVGNLAYYEQKPAIDKPIVQAWGVTIQYFAAQNRIILIDKAKVVNDGNTSVGEKIVYDTVKQVVNAGRANGAKVTEPRPRVDMVLQPKSKTDAQKAQ encoded by the coding sequence ATGAGGCTCGTTAAAACCCTCCCCTTTTTGCTCAGCCTGGGCGCAGCACTGGGAAGCGTGAGCGCCTGGGCATTGCCGACGGATCGCGATCAGCCTATCCACATCCAGTCCGACGACGCGCAGATCGATGACAAGCAGGGCATTGCCACCTACAAGGGCAATGTCATCATCACCCAGGGCACCATGAAGATCACCGGCAACACCGTGACCGTCACCCGTACCCCCCAGGGCGATATCGACGTATTCACCTCGGTCGGCAACCTGGCTTACTACGAGCAGAAGCCGGCGATCGACAAACCGATCGTGCAGGCCTGGGGCGTGACCATCCAGTACTTCGCCGCGCAGAACCGCATCATCCTGATCGACAAGGCCAAGGTGGTGAACGACGGCAACACCTCGGTCGGCGAGAAAATCGTCTACGACACCGTCAAGCAGGTGGTCAACGCCGGCCGCGCCAATGGCGCCAAGGTCACCGAGCCGCGTCCGCGGGTCGACATGGTGCTCCAGCCGAAAAGCAAAACCGACGCACAGAAGGCTCAGTAA
- the lptC gene encoding LPS export ABC transporter periplasmic protein LptC, whose product MPTKKLRNLVLLAVLAALFAAVGYWNISPERFQARPVAVIDPKAVDYYAINAHAKQFLPDGGIQYDMTADKVEHLQASQVSLLTNPDMNLYRGTVYPWHVTSERGEVNPDGTQVELIDSVRIARTDQKSRATVITSSRMTVFPQKQYAQTEQDVRIDGAGGVSTGKGMKAYLNDSKINLLSNVRGLYEAR is encoded by the coding sequence ATGCCGACCAAGAAACTACGCAACCTCGTGCTGTTGGCAGTGCTCGCCGCACTGTTCGCCGCCGTGGGCTATTGGAACATCAGCCCCGAGCGCTTCCAGGCGCGCCCGGTGGCAGTCATCGACCCCAAGGCCGTCGACTACTACGCCATCAACGCCCATGCCAAGCAGTTCCTGCCCGATGGTGGCATCCAGTACGACATGACCGCCGACAAGGTCGAGCACCTGCAGGCCAGCCAGGTCTCGCTGCTGACCAACCCCGACATGAACCTGTACCGCGGCACGGTCTACCCCTGGCACGTCACCAGCGAGCGCGGCGAGGTCAACCCCGACGGCACCCAGGTCGAGCTGATCGACTCGGTGCGCATCGCCCGTACCGACCAGAAATCGCGCGCCACGGTCATAACCTCTTCACGCATGACCGTATTCCCGCAGAAGCAATATGCGCAGACCGAGCAAGACGTTAGAATCGACGGCGCCGGTGGCGTCTCCACCGGCAAAGGCATGAAAGCCTATTTGAACGACAGCAAGATCAACTTGCTGTCCAACGTAAGAGGACTGTATGAGGCTCGTTAA
- a CDS encoding superoxide dismutase, whose protein sequence is MPYTLPALTYAYDALEPHIDAKTMEIHHTKHHQTYINNLNAAVDGTEYAEWPIEKLVAGVKQLPEQYQAAVINQGGGHANHSLFWEVMSPQGGGAPQGAVAQAIDAELGGLEAFKEAFTKAALSRFGSGWAWLSVTREKKLVVESSGNQDSPLMNGNTPILGLDVWEHAYYLKYQNRRPEYISAFYNVVNWAEVERRYQAALA, encoded by the coding sequence ATGCCTTACACTTTGCCCGCCTTGACCTATGCCTACGATGCGCTCGAGCCCCATATCGACGCCAAGACCATGGAAATCCACCATACAAAGCACCACCAGACCTACATCAACAATCTCAACGCGGCCGTGGACGGCACCGAGTACGCCGAGTGGCCGATCGAAAAACTGGTCGCCGGCGTCAAGCAGTTGCCCGAGCAGTACCAGGCCGCAGTGATCAACCAGGGCGGCGGCCACGCCAACCATTCATTGTTCTGGGAAGTGATGTCGCCGCAGGGCGGTGGTGCGCCGCAGGGCGCCGTGGCCCAGGCTATCGACGCCGAGCTGGGTGGCCTTGAGGCCTTCAAGGAAGCGTTCACCAAGGCCGCCCTTAGCCGTTTCGGCAGCGGCTGGGCCTGGCTCAGCGTGACCAGAGAGAAAAAGCTGGTGGTCGAGAGCAGTGGCAACCAGGACAGCCCGCTGATGAACGGCAACACGCCGATCCTCGGCCTCGACGTGTGGGAACACGCCTATTACCTGAAATACCAGAACCGCCGCCCGGAATACATCAGCGCCTTCTACAACGTGGTCAATTGGGCTGAGGTTGAGCGGCGCTATCAAGCTGCGCTGGCTTGA
- a CDS encoding HPr family phosphocarrier protein: protein MPALQITIINKLGLHARAAAKFVGVAGRFPCQVRIGRTPETLVDGKSIMAVMMLAAGKGTEVHLRTEGEQEQEALDAIVELINNRFDEGE, encoded by the coding sequence ATGCCCGCTTTGCAAATAACCATCATCAACAAGCTGGGCCTGCATGCGCGCGCTGCGGCCAAATTCGTCGGCGTCGCTGGGCGCTTTCCTTGCCAGGTGCGCATCGGCCGTACGCCGGAAACCCTGGTGGACGGCAAGAGCATCATGGCCGTCATGATGCTGGCGGCAGGCAAGGGGACCGAGGTGCACCTGAGGACCGAAGGCGAGCAGGAGCAGGAAGCACTGGATGCGATCGTCGAGCTGATCAACAATCGGTTCGACGAGGGGGAGTAA
- the ptsN gene encoding PTS IIA-like nitrogen regulatory protein PtsN, which translates to MIRLEDILTPGRSLVNVPGGSKTQVLEQIAQLIAREVPQLDQQTVFDALVAREKLGSTGFGNGIAIPHCRLNGCASPISALLHLASPVDFDAIDGAPVDLLFVLLVPEAATDAHLELLRQIASMLDRKDVRDSLRAAASNEALYQVVLDVQKGH; encoded by the coding sequence ATGATCCGACTCGAAGATATCCTGACCCCCGGCCGTTCCCTGGTGAACGTGCCGGGTGGCAGCAAAACACAAGTACTCGAACAGATTGCTCAGCTGATCGCACGCGAAGTGCCACAGCTGGATCAGCAAACCGTGTTCGACGCCTTGGTTGCCCGTGAGAAACTCGGCTCTACCGGTTTCGGCAACGGCATAGCCATTCCCCATTGTCGCCTGAACGGTTGCGCCTCGCCGATCAGCGCCTTGCTGCACCTGGCTTCCCCCGTAGACTTCGACGCCATCGACGGTGCGCCCGTCGACCTGCTGTTCGTGCTGCTGGTACCAGAGGCAGCGACCGACGCGCACCTGGAATTGCTCCGGCAGATCGCCAGTATGCTGGACCGCAAGGATGTCCGTGACAGCCTGCGTGCCGCTGCCAGCAACGAAGCCCTCTATCAAGTAGTTCTGGACGTGCAGAAAGGGCATTGA
- a CDS encoding RNA polymerase factor sigma-54 — protein sequence MKPSLVLRMGQQLTMTPQLQQAIRLLQLSTLDLQQEIQEALESNPMLERQEEGDDFDNSDPLADKIEHNATPEVQEPSFQETSAPTVDNLEDGEWNERIPNELPVDTAWEDIYQTSASSLPSNDDDEWDFTTRTSAGESLQSHLLWQLNLAPMSDTDRLIAVTIIDCINNQGYLDETLQEICDSFDAELDIELDEVEAVLRRVQQFEPAGIGARDLSECLVLQLRQMPPKTRWLAEAQRLVREFIDLLGSRDYSQLMRRMKLKEDELRQVIELVQSLNPRPGSQIESSEPEYVIPDVIVRKDNERWLVELNQESVPRLRVNPQYAGFVRRADTSADNTFMRNQLQEARWFIKSLQSRNETLMKVATQIVEHQRGFLDYGDEAMKPLVLHDIAEAVGMHESTISRVTTQKYMHTPRGIYELKYFFSSHVSTSEGGECSSTAIRAIIKKLVAAENQKKPLSDSKIAGLLEAQGIQVARRTVAKYRESLGIAPSSERKRLM from the coding sequence ATGAAACCATCGCTCGTCCTGAGAATGGGCCAGCAACTGACGATGACACCGCAGTTGCAACAGGCCATCCGACTACTCCAGCTCTCGACCCTGGATCTTCAACAGGAGATCCAGGAAGCGCTGGAATCCAATCCTATGCTGGAGCGCCAGGAAGAAGGCGACGACTTCGACAACAGCGATCCACTGGCCGACAAGATCGAGCACAACGCCACCCCAGAGGTCCAGGAGCCCAGCTTCCAGGAAACCTCCGCGCCGACCGTCGACAACCTTGAGGACGGCGAGTGGAACGAGCGCATCCCCAACGAGCTGCCGGTCGACACGGCCTGGGAAGACATCTACCAGACCAGCGCCAGCAGCCTGCCCAGCAATGACGACGACGAGTGGGACTTCACCACCCGCACCTCGGCGGGCGAGAGCCTGCAGAGCCATCTGCTCTGGCAGCTGAACCTCGCGCCGATGTCCGACACCGACCGCCTGATCGCCGTCACCATCATCGACTGCATCAACAACCAGGGTTACCTGGACGAGACGCTGCAAGAAATCTGCGACTCGTTCGACGCCGAGCTGGACATCGAGCTCGACGAGGTCGAGGCCGTGCTGCGCCGCGTGCAGCAGTTCGAACCCGCCGGTATCGGCGCGCGCGACCTCAGCGAGTGCCTGGTCCTGCAACTGCGCCAGATGCCGCCCAAGACGCGCTGGCTGGCCGAAGCCCAGCGCCTGGTGCGCGAATTCATCGATCTGCTCGGCAGCCGTGACTACAGCCAGCTGATGCGCCGCATGAAGCTCAAGGAAGACGAGCTGCGCCAGGTCATCGAGCTGGTGCAGAGCCTCAACCCGCGCCCTGGCTCGCAGATCGAGTCCAGCGAGCCGGAGTACGTCATACCCGACGTCATCGTGCGCAAGGACAACGAGCGCTGGCTGGTCGAACTCAACCAGGAATCGGTGCCACGCCTGCGCGTCAACCCGCAGTATGCCGGCTTCGTGCGCCGTGCCGACACCAGCGCCGACAACACCTTCATGCGCAACCAGTTGCAGGAGGCGCGCTGGTTCATCAAGAGCCTGCAGAGCCGCAACGAGACGCTGATGAAGGTCGCCACGCAGATCGTCGAGCACCAGCGCGGCTTCCTCGACTACGGCGACGAGGCCATGAAGCCACTGGTACTGCACGACATCGCCGAGGCCGTGGGCATGCACGAATCGACAATTTCCCGGGTGACCACGCAGAAATACATGCACACCCCCCGCGGCATTTACGAACTGAAATACTTTTTTTCCAGCCACGTCAGCACCTCGGAGGGCGGTGAGTGCTCGTCCACGGCCATTCGCGCGATCATCAAGAAATTGGTTGCCGCCGAAAATCAGAAAAAGCCGTTGAGTGACAGCAAGATCGCTGGTTTACTGGAGGCACAAGGCATCCAGGTAGCCCGTCGCACCGTCGCCAAGTACCGTGAGTCCCTCGGGATTGCACCCTCCAGCGAGCGCAAGCGACTGATGTGA
- the yjgA gene encoding ribosome biogenesis factor YjgA, translating into MVDSYDDSLGEGKSKTQVKRELHALVDLGERLTTLKPDTLNKLPLTDALRKALADAPKHTANIARKRHIQFIGKLMRDQDTDAILVLLDQLDASTRQYNERFHNLERWRDRLVTGTDAVLEAFVSEYPDADRQQLRSLIRQAQHETAHNKPPASTRKIFKYIRELDETQRGLR; encoded by the coding sequence ATGGTTGATTCTTACGACGACTCCCTCGGCGAGGGAAAAAGCAAAACTCAGGTCAAGCGCGAGCTGCATGCGCTGGTGGACCTGGGCGAGCGCCTTACCACCCTCAAGCCGGACACGCTCAACAAGCTGCCGCTGACCGATGCGCTGCGCAAGGCCCTGGCCGACGCGCCCAAGCACACGGCCAACATCGCGCGCAAACGGCACATCCAGTTCATCGGCAAGCTGATGCGCGATCAGGACACCGACGCCATTCTGGTGCTGCTCGACCAGCTGGACGCCTCGACGCGGCAATACAACGAGCGGTTCCACAACCTCGAGCGCTGGCGCGATCGCCTGGTGACCGGTACCGACGCGGTGCTGGAAGCCTTCGTGAGCGAGTACCCGGATGCCGACCGTCAGCAGTTGCGTTCGCTGATCCGCCAGGCCCAGCACGAGACCGCGCACAACAAGCCGCCGGCCAGCACCCGCAAGATCTTCAAGTACATCCGCGAGCTGGACGAGACCCAGCGCGGTCTGCGCTAG
- a CDS encoding carbon-nitrogen hydrolase family protein codes for MSADSQSFAVIQMVSQSDVLANLGQAEQLLRQAAEGGARLAVLPENFAAMGRRDAGAIGLAEAQGEGPILPWLKRTAAALKLWIVAGTVALPPEGRPGDKVRACSLLIDDQGRQAARYDKLHLFDVDVADARGRYRESDDYAHGQAVVVADTPVGRLGLSVCYDLRFPELYTALREAGAELITAPSAFTAVTGAAHWEVLIRARAIETQCYLLAAAQGGIHPGPRETWGHAAIVDPWGRIVAHQERGEAVLQAARDSNEQASIRARMPVANHRRFAPGKLAGDENFSQAAWRPAQILE; via the coding sequence ATGTCCGCTGATAGCCAGAGTTTCGCCGTCATTCAAATGGTCAGCCAGAGCGATGTGCTGGCCAACCTCGGCCAGGCCGAGCAGTTGCTCCGCCAGGCGGCCGAGGGCGGCGCACGCCTGGCAGTGCTGCCGGAAAACTTCGCCGCCATGGGGCGGCGCGATGCTGGCGCCATAGGCCTGGCCGAGGCGCAGGGCGAAGGTCCGATCCTGCCATGGTTGAAACGCACCGCTGCCGCCCTCAAGTTATGGATAGTGGCCGGCACTGTCGCCTTGCCCCCGGAAGGTCGGCCCGGCGACAAGGTTCGCGCCTGTTCGCTGCTGATCGACGATCAAGGTCGCCAGGCCGCGCGCTACGACAAGCTGCACCTGTTCGACGTCGACGTGGCCGATGCACGCGGGCGCTACCGTGAGTCGGACGACTATGCTCATGGGCAGGCAGTGGTGGTGGCCGACACCCCGGTCGGACGGCTGGGCCTGAGCGTATGCTACGACCTGCGCTTCCCGGAGTTGTACACGGCCTTGCGCGAGGCCGGGGCCGAGCTGATCACCGCGCCGTCGGCCTTCACCGCGGTTACCGGCGCGGCGCACTGGGAGGTGCTGATCCGCGCGAGGGCCATCGAAACCCAGTGCTACCTGCTGGCGGCGGCCCAAGGTGGGATCCATCCGGGGCCGCGGGAAACCTGGGGGCATGCGGCGATCGTCGATCCCTGGGGGCGCATCGTCGCTCACCAGGAGCGTGGCGAAGCGGTGCTGCAGGCCGCCCGCGACAGCAATGAACAGGCGTCCATACGGGCGCGCATGCCGGTGGCCAATCACCGGCGCTTTGCGCCAGGCAAGCTTGCCGGCGACGAGAATTTTTCACAGGCCGCCTGGCGACCTGCACAGATCCTGGAGTGA
- the tldD gene encoding metalloprotease TldD — MSELLSTVSEHLLAPGGLTLDSLQSVLGDLAGPGIDAADLYFQGQISESWALEDGIVKEGSFNLDQGVGVRAQSGEKTGFAYSNTISEDALLQAARAARSISRAGQNGRVQAFHSSDIVQLYGPDNPLEVLTRAEKVDLLKRVDAATRLLDPRIQQVTVSMAGVWERILVAAADGSLAADVRPLVRFNVSVIVEQNGRRERGGHGGGGRTDYRYFLADDRAMGYAREALRQALVNLEAIPAPAGTLPVVLGSGWSGVLLHEAVGHGLEGDFNRKGSSAYSGRIGERVASSLCTIVDDGTLSGRRGSLSVDDEGTRTECTTLIENGVLKGYMQDKLNARLMGVACTGNGRRESYAHLPMPRMTNTYMLGGQSDPAEIIASVKKGIYCANLGGGQVDITSGKFVFSTSEAYLIEDGKITVPVKGATLIGNGPEAMSKVSMVGNDLALDSGVGTCGKDGQSVPVGVGQPTLKIDAITVGGTGA; from the coding sequence ATGAGCGAGTTGTTATCCACAGTCAGTGAACACCTGTTGGCCCCCGGCGGTTTGACGCTCGACAGCCTGCAGTCGGTGCTGGGCGACCTCGCCGGGCCCGGCATCGACGCCGCGGATCTGTATTTCCAGGGGCAGATTTCCGAGTCGTGGGCGCTCGAGGACGGCATCGTCAAGGAAGGCAGCTTCAACCTCGACCAAGGCGTGGGCGTGCGGGCCCAGTCTGGCGAGAAGACCGGCTTCGCCTACAGCAACACCATCAGCGAGGACGCCTTGCTGCAGGCCGCCCGCGCCGCCCGCTCGATCTCCCGGGCCGGCCAGAACGGCCGCGTGCAGGCGTTCCACAGCAGCGACATCGTGCAGTTGTACGGCCCGGACAACCCTCTGGAGGTGCTGACCCGCGCCGAAAAGGTCGACCTGCTCAAGCGCGTCGACGCCGCCACGCGCCTGCTCGACCCGCGCATCCAGCAGGTCACGGTGAGCATGGCCGGGGTCTGGGAGCGCATCCTGGTGGCCGCCGCCGACGGCAGTCTGGCCGCTGACGTGCGCCCATTGGTGCGCTTCAATGTCAGCGTCATCGTCGAGCAGAACGGGCGCCGCGAGCGCGGCGGGCACGGCGGCGGCGGGCGTACTGACTATCGCTACTTCCTGGCCGACGACCGCGCCATGGGTTACGCCCGCGAAGCGTTGCGTCAGGCGCTGGTCAACCTCGAGGCGATCCCGGCGCCGGCCGGCACCTTGCCGGTGGTGCTTGGCTCCGGCTGGTCCGGGGTACTCCTGCACGAGGCCGTTGGTCATGGCCTGGAAGGCGATTTCAACCGCAAGGGCAGTTCGGCCTACAGCGGTCGTATCGGTGAAAGGGTGGCCTCGAGCCTGTGCACCATCGTCGACGATGGCACCTTGAGCGGCCGTCGCGGCTCGCTCAGCGTCGATGACGAGGGCACCCGGACCGAATGCACCACGCTGATCGAGAACGGCGTGCTCAAGGGCTACATGCAGGACAAGCTCAACGCCCGCCTGATGGGCGTCGCCTGCACGGGCAACGGTCGCCGCGAATCCTACGCACACCTGCCGATGCCGCGCATGACCAATACCTACATGCTCGGCGGCCAGAGTGACCCGGCTGAAATCATTGCCTCGGTGAAGAAGGGCATCTACTGCGCCAACCTCGGCGGTGGCCAGGTCGACATCACCAGCGGCAAATTCGTGTTCTCCACCAGCGAGGCCTACCTGATCGAGGACGGCAAGATCACCGTGCCGGTCAAGGGCGCGACGCTGATCGGCAATGGTCCTGAAGCGATGAGCAAGGTGTCGATGGTCGGCAACGACCTGGCCCTGGACAGCGGCGTGGGCACTTGCGGCAAGGACGGCCAGTCGGTGCCGGTGGGCGTCGGCCAGCCGACCCTGAAGATCGATGCGATCACGGTGGGCGGCACGGGCGCATGA
- the hpf gene encoding ribosome hibernation-promoting factor, HPF/YfiA family, giving the protein MQVNISGHQLDVTDAMRDYVGEKLARLERHFDKITNVQVIMEVEKLKQKIEATLRVPGGEVVANAEHDDMYAAIDLLTDKLDRQLLKHKEKQQSHLQGAAAR; this is encoded by the coding sequence ATGCAAGTCAACATCAGTGGGCACCAGCTGGATGTGACCGACGCCATGCGTGACTATGTCGGGGAAAAACTCGCCCGACTCGAGCGCCATTTCGACAAGATAACCAACGTGCAGGTCATCATGGAGGTCGAAAAGCTCAAACAGAAGATCGAAGCCACCCTGCGTGTACCTGGTGGTGAAGTTGTCGCCAACGCCGAGCATGATGACATGTACGCCGCCATCGACCTCCTCACTGACAAGCTCGACCGACAATTGCTCAAGCATAAGGAAAAGCAGCAGAGCCACCTGCAAGGTGCCGCCGCTCGCTGA
- the lptB gene encoding LPS export ABC transporter ATP-binding protein: MATLKAQHLAKAYKGRQVVRDVSLSIESGQIVGLLGPNGAGKTTCFYMIVGLVQADQGRVLIDDLDVSFQPMHGRAKSGIGYLPQEASIFRKLSVADNIMAILETRKELDAAGRRKELEGLLQEFHITHIRDNLGMSLSGGERRRVEIARALATSPKFILLDEPFAGVDPISVGDIKQIIHHLKAKGIGVLITDHNVRETLDICETAYIVNDGRLIAEGDSAAILANDLVKEVYLGHEFRL, encoded by the coding sequence ATGGCAACTCTCAAGGCTCAGCACCTGGCCAAGGCCTACAAGGGCCGCCAGGTGGTGCGCGACGTCAGCCTGTCGATCGAGAGCGGGCAGATCGTCGGCCTGCTCGGGCCCAACGGCGCCGGCAAGACCACCTGTTTCTACATGATCGTCGGCCTGGTGCAGGCCGATCAGGGCCGCGTGCTGATCGACGACCTCGACGTCAGCTTCCAGCCCATGCACGGCCGGGCCAAATCCGGCATCGGCTACCTGCCCCAGGAAGCCTCGATCTTTCGCAAGCTCTCGGTGGCCGACAACATCATGGCCATCCTCGAGACGCGCAAGGAGCTGGACGCTGCGGGCCGGCGCAAGGAGCTCGAAGGCCTGCTGCAGGAATTCCACATCACCCACATCCGCGACAACCTCGGCATGAGCCTGTCCGGTGGCGAACGGCGCCGGGTGGAAATTGCCCGAGCACTGGCGACCTCGCCCAAGTTCATCCTGCTCGACGAACCCTTTGCCGGTGTCGACCCGATATCGGTCGGCGACATCAAGCAGATCATCCATCACCTCAAGGCCAAGGGCATTGGCGTGCTGATCACCGACCACAACGTCCGTGAGACCCTGGATATCTGCGAGACCGCGTACATCGTCAACGATGGTCGACTGATCGCCGAGGGCGATTCGGCGGCCATTCTTGCCAACGACCTGGTGAAAGAGGTGTACCTCGGCCACGAGTTCCGCCTGTAA